The stretch of DNA AATATGATAGACGATGAAGGTCTTTGGCAGTGCTCTCGCTGGTATTCTTAAATCActattttctagccactaagctatttaataaaaaaaaattattccatcgggtcatttttataagaaacaacttatttttagttttattgaagatttgatgtatttggttgataatatagactaaatacattaattatttaatgaacttaAAACtcaaatgtttcttataaaaaagaacgAAAGAGgtgtaatatataaaattaattagaagAATACTCATtaatataaattgaaatatttaatttctggaaaaaaaatgaaattcttattagtaaaaatatttaattacaaataactcTATTAAATAAATACAGGGataatatattgaattttttttcaccatcagtattCGGTTCACTTCTAATCCGATTCGATGATTAGTTCTGACATCACGTGATTCAAACCCCCTCCCGACGCTTGTGGGGGATTGAACTGTGATCCTCCTTACCAAGTTCAATGTCAACCATCACTAGACCAACTACGATCGGTAATATATCAAACGTTTAATTTATTAGGATTAGGATACTACTTTATAACctaccatatttttttataatatatttaatgctTTCATATTGATATTATAATACAGGGATAATATATTTAAGGCTTGCATATTATAGTTCAAGGTAGAGAAGATGTTAATACATATAAAACCatacaaaattatttacatTATCTTTTTTCAAAATACTAGCGGGCTTGGATTGGGTACCTTTCGTATTTACCTTAAAATAGTGAGAGTAGCATGATTTTCTaacactttttttataatagtgtTTCTAAcacttttaatataaataattgtaaaaataatacattttttttttatatttttagctaaaattattatgttttagtACCTTATtcattaacttattttttattatgatttgtcaaaagaaaaagttagttttttatattgatttgtcaaaagaataaaagtaattttttattttgatatgttttttaagtaattttatatataaagaagGGAAAAAAGCATTTaccataaaatatattttttctttttcttttgacataATTTACCATAATAGATTAGATATTTTGAGATAGATACAAGcctcaaaaaaagaaaataaattatctagatacataatattaatttctttcaaaaataaaagttgcataataatattaatattaaattcccataaaaaaaaataataatactccCACCAGTCCTAATTATATGAGAATTTGtattttttaggttaattgaaaaactaatgtatttgggCTATATTATAGTTTGAATACGTCAACATTCCGATGAACCTAACAAgtaaaatttacttataattaggATTAGAGAGAGTGACGTGGTACTGTTGTCAATGAGATTTTTCTATTatcctttttctctttttctatgaaatttcttttcttttttttttctagtatGATAAGCACAATTACTTATCGGTTTATATCTATATAAGTATGATGATATGAGAGACAAACTACACACATATCTAGGAAACGCGAAGTTCACTCTTTCCGTTTGTGTTAggtttgttttcttctttcatcACTAACCATTTCttctctttcattttcatataaGCACAAAAAAAACATTACTAAACAAAAAGATCACATTTTTCAACTTTGTGATTTTAAAtgtgatcattttttttctcttgatGGTGTTTTGATTCTCATCACTTACTTGGAGCTAGAAAAATGGAAGCTTTGTCTTTGAACCAGGAAATGATGGTGCTCGTTCTTCAATTTCTTGATGAAGAGAATTTGAAGGAGACATTGCACAAGTAAAGATCTTTTATTTAttggttaaatttttttacttttttttttttggtttttttatagATGGTGAGTAATTAACTTGAATGGTAAATTGAAATTGgaaaaatgtgtattttttttgtgtgtttaggATGGAGCAAGAATCATCCATCTTCTTTAatctaaaatattttgaaaCGAAAGTACTTGGTGGATGCTGGGACGAGTGTGAAAATTACCTTGGCGGATTTACAAATATCGGCGATAATGCTTTCTCCACGAAAATGTTTTTTGaaattagaaaacaaaaatattacgAAGCCTTAGACAGGTAGTGTTCTTTATCTTTATACTAGTATTTATTGTCATCATAATTGTTAGATAATtgattatcccaaaagtttaAGCCGTTAGGATATGCCACattaatggttttatattatttctaacacgccccctcacgcaagagcccgtTTGGGCTtaaagcgtggataatgcataggcccacctaccatatgcttaaattccactttttaatcggaaagtgaggggagcgggaatcgaactctagaccacttagtcatagaggctctgatacaatgtcaaataaccgattatcccaaaagcttaagctgttaggatatagccacattaattttatattatttccaACAATAATCAACATCTGGTTTTAGATAGTACTTACAATAGTAATTGTGCCTTGATTCTTGATATTGTCGAGAAGGGCAGCCAAATATGGTCATTTTTCAAGGTTTCGTACCTTAGATGAAAAATTGTTGTATTGTACCTTAGATCGTAGTCTAGCAACTCTATTTGAAACCCTAACTATTGGTTTTAAATAATAGTCATATTAATGTAGTCATATTAATGATTGAGGTCAAAATCTTTGATATTACATTGCAATTTTtgcaacattaaaaaaaaattatatcatggCCCAGATCCCTTTAAATCCCtaattatattcatattattacagttatttttattataattatagtcttcataattaatttttgtatcTTAAACATTAGATTGTGTAAGTGTATTAAAATATTTCTTTGTTGCTATTGTTTTTCTAATGTTTAAATTATCTCATTTTTGCACAGTAATGATAAAATAAGGGCTGTTGAAATTTTGGCGAAAGATTTGAAAATCTTTTCAACATATGATCAAGCATTATACAAGCAATTAACAAATCTGATAACTCTTGACAATCTTAGGTAAATCtttgctttcaattttttttaggttattGTACAAATCCATTTTGTCCCAATAGAGATATTAAAATTTAGTTGCATTTTAAATATGGACTTGATTTAATTTAAATGCAGAGAGAATATACATCTTTCACAATATCAAGATGTGAGATCAGCTAGATTCCTACTAATGATTGAGCTTAAAAGGTTGATTAACCTTAATAACAGACTCAATAATAAGCTTGAGCTTCCAAAATTGAGTGAGTCGCGGCTGCGACACTTAATAAATCATGGGTAAATAATGTAGTTAATATTTCTTCAGTTAATGacatgttatatattttttagcttcattaatcatatttttcttgactaaaTTTTTTCGACGTTCTCTATCCAGATTGAATTGGCAGCATGTGCTGTGCAGAAATCCGCAGCAAAGTCCACACATTTCAACGATTTTAACTGATCATTCTTGTGATCAACCAGATGCTGCAAATCATCAATCTTGGGCAGTTGCGGTATGAAATCTATTTATTTTCATGtctatttataaattattttttttttatgcaatttataaaattgttattttctgttttttataacATTGTATTTCCTCTTATTATTACTTAATTTTGTGCAGCCATTTCTATCAGCCCCTGTAGCTCCTAAGGCTAATGCTTTACCGGCATGGATGGTGAATGGAAATCCTTCCTCATCTTCTCGACCACTTGTTGCGAGGAAAGCTTTCGCATTGCCTGGTCCTTCAAATCTAGGTATATATCTTGATCACTTTTTGTCCCATAAGAATTCCTGATATTgctaaaactaaaatatttgattCTCATTGGATGTCAGTGTAAAACTAGTTTACGACGATTGTGTGGGTGCCCCTTTTCTTGACAAAAGCTTTAGAGAAGTAGTCACTTCTAATTCCATAACTTGAACCTTTGAGGAACTAATATAATCTTTTTTCATACTCATGTGTTATTCAACTTCTTGCAGCCAACATTCTGAGGCATACAAGAACACCGATTACCCATGCACCGGTCAGAGATCATGAAATAAGACGGCTTATGTTACCACCAACTTTTGCAGAGGTATTTGCAAAGTAGAACTCACTGACGATTATCTGATATATATTAGaatcaaacatacaatttatgCATTTTGTTATTCATCTATTCTAGACAGAAGCAGATATTGCTATGGCTAGAAGCATGGAGAACGGAAGAAATTCAAATGATGTTTCTAAACCTTGGAAGTTGAAGGAAATCGTTCATCATACTCAGTGTCGAAGTGCTACTATGCCGGAGAGTATAGGTCCCGGTAACAAGCAGGTATACATTACCCTCTACAACCTTAGCTTTACTTTTATGCAAAAGATGTTTTATCTGGTCAACTTTTATGCCGGAGAGTTACTATGCCGGAGGAGAGTATAGGTCCCGGTATAGTAACTCGTTAATGAATTTTGTGTCAATAATTTCatgatcataatttttttatcttttacgAAGGTTTGTCTTCTATACACAAAACCTGGAACTGCTCTTCTAGCTCTTGGTTCAAAAGGGGTTATGAAGATGTGGAACTGGAGACTTACTAAATCCAATCCTACCGGAAAGGTGAGTGTATATAACATATGCGGCGCctaaatgcatttttttatgcCAAAGTTTCTGTTACATTTGTATATGCATGTATTTCGTTATGTCTAAAACATTACTGAGTTTTGTTGTGTTGGTTTAAAAGGAGATGACAAGAGCTAAGCATGAACAATTGACACcgaaaaagggtatttttat from Trifolium pratense cultivar HEN17-A07 linkage group LG5, ARS_RC_1.1, whole genome shotgun sequence encodes:
- the LOC123886668 gene encoding topless-related protein 2-like, producing MEALSLNQEMMVLVLQFLDEENLKETLHKMEQESSIFFNLKYFETKVLGGCWDECENYLGGFTNIGDNAFSTKMFFEIRKQKYYEALDSNDKIRAVEILAKDLKIFSTYDQALYKQLTNLITLDNLRENIHLSQYQDVRSARFLLMIELKRLINLNNRLNNKLELPKLSESRLRHLINHGLNWQHVLCRNPQQSPHISTILTDHSCDQPDAANHQSWAVAPFLSAPVAPKANALPAWMVNGNPSSSSRPLVARKAFALPGPSNLANILRHTRTPITHAPVRDHEIRRLMLPPTFAETEADIAMARSMENGRNSNDVSKPWKLKEIVHHTQCRSATMPESIGPGNKQVCLLYTKPGTALLALGSKGVMKMWNWRLTKSNPTGKEMTRAKHEQLTPKKGIFMTNDVPNNKDAIPCLDISNNDSYGLAACGGIVSLFKMVSSYKVLYQFMSPPPAATCIAFIPQDNNIAAIGREDSVIHIFSIRHGEVIAELKGHQKHITSIAFSLRQNIMVSASADAQLISWNMNAWSMNKSSSIQLRTGENAALSETKVQFHSNQELLLACHETRLVIYDASRMQPIIHWLPQDDGLSACAISSATYSANFEQIYATFTDGNIGIFDAGCLILRRRIAPSAYLYQTPSTSQNVYPLVVAANPKVPNQFAIALSDGTIKIIDPVE